From the Streptococcus halotolerans genome, the window AAAGTAGTCTTTCCAAGTAGTCTGGCATCAAGTTTTCAATTTCTTTACCAGGTCGATGTAACATTACTTTTTTCAGTTTTCCAATTTCAGAGAAAACATGAATAGGATTAGATTGAGTCATAAAAAATCTCCTTTCAAAATATCGAGATAGTCAATATTTTATCTCTTTTGTTTGCGCTTACGAGTTATATTTTATCTTTTTTAAAAGAAAAAAGTTAGAATAATTCACAGGTAGAATGCCAAAAACTTCACGCTTTCGAAGGAAAAAATGAAACATTATCAAAATGAAAGCGATTTCTATACATTTTTTTGCTTTTTTAAATGAAAAACGATAAATTATTAGTCTAAAAAAAATGAAGAATCACAGGATTGTGATTCTTCATGTTAAACAAAGTCATTATCAAACAAGTAGCTGTTAATCTAAATCTAGCTGCGTAGAATCCTTATCTAGGATAGTCTGATGTGTTTTGGCAGACAAGAAGTAGTTAGCTTTCTCTTCTATGAAATTAAGAGCTTCTTTGAGGCTATCCTCTTTAGTGGCATCCACTAGTTCAATCACTAAAAAGGCATTTTTAGTGTTGTCAGTAATCATGGTTCTTTCGCCGTCACGCCAGTTGAAACAACGGCAGACTGCTCCAGCGTCATCGATATAGGCCAGTTCACCAGCTAAAGTAGGTCTATTTTCCTCGTCACCAATCAAGTAAAATTCATCCCCACCTTCGGTAATAGTGAGTTTCAAATCTCCTTGGAAAGTGTCGATATCTTCAGCCCCAACTGGTAAGGCATAAGTCAGACTAGCTGAATTATAGATATCCACTAATGGGCTGATAGTTGACACAGGCTTGTCAGAATCAACACGTTTCAATAAGGCTTCAATACTAGATCTGGCACCTTTTTTTGTTTTAAATTTTTGGTAAGCTTTACGGTAAGTTTGAACAACATCGTTTTGGCTAAATTGGTCTTCTTGTAAATGACTCTTAGCTTTCTGGTTACTAAGCTTTAAAAGCTCTTCTAGTTCACCAGCTAATTCTTCTTTCATCTGATAATCTTTAATCAGTACAACACCAATTTTAGAATCAGGGAAGAGTTCCCAGTATGATGAATCAACGATAAAAGTTCCCATAATTAACGTCCTCCTACTTGCTTAATTGAAAAGTTTTTAGAATAATACCACTTTTTAGAACAGAAGTCAAAAGGCATGACAAGTATATGAAAAATTTTTGGTGAAAAATAATGGTTTCTGTAGTTCAATGTTCAGGTGTTTTTTTAAATAGATATTATTTTTTGTCAATTTTACTACGGGAAAGCTCTCAAATGATGGATTTTTAACGGTGCTATTATTTGAAAACAAATGTTTCTTGTGCGCGATGTGGTCAAAAGGAGCAAAATCTTTTCGTTAAGTATTTTCTTTGGTATAATGAAAGCGTTGTATTATTTTTCTTGAAAATTTAATTTAGAGACTGGCTTAGACACTATGTGTTTATGCCTAATTAGAGAGGCAGGACTACACATAAGATGATTACAAAGGAACAGTATTTTTACCTGAGACAGTTAGATGACTTTAAATATTTGACAATTGAGCAGTTCGATAATATTGTTAACAAGATTCAATATCGCACAGCACTTAAAAACCATACCCTTTTTTTTGAAGGTGATCATAGAGAAAAATTATTTTTAATTCAATCAGGTTATGCTAAAATCGAGCAAACGGATGCGTCAGGGTCATTTATCTATACCGATTATGTTAGACAGGATACAATCTTTCCCTATGGTGGTTTATTTTTTGATGATGTTTATCACTTCTCTGCTGTGGCGATTACTGATGTTGGTTATTTTAGTCTACCAATGGAAGTTTATGAGACGCACGCTCTTCAAAATATCAATCAAATGAAACATCTCTGTCGAAAATATTCTAAGTTACTAAACGTTCATGAAATCAAATTACGTAATATGGTAACATCAAGTGCAAGGATGCGCGTCGTTCAGACCTTAGCAACGCTACTTTTAGAAGTCACGACTGAAGAAGGACGCCTTCCTTTTCCAATCACGACGATTGAAATCGCCAATATGAGCGCGACGACACGTGAAACAGTTAGTCATGTGTTAAAAGAATTGCGTCAGAAAGATATTGTTGAATTGAAATACAAAACACTTTTTTACAATGATAAACAATATTTTAAAAAATTCATTGAATAAGGATTTTATATGAATAAAAAAGAAATGAGACACCAATTAATCCGCTCTTTACTTACTGAAACCAAAATTCATACACAACATGAATTAGGACAGTTACTTGAAAAAAATGGCATATCAGTCACGCAAGCGACCCTTTCTCGTGATGTGAAAGAGTTGAATCTTGTTAAGATAAGCGACGGTAATACTGATGATGCGGAAACTTATTATGAGATCCATAGCATTTCACAAGATCGATGGGAAAAACGGTTACGATTTTACATGGAAGATGCTTTAGTGATGCTTTTTCCAGTACAGAATCAAGTTGTTTTAAAGACTTTGCCTGGTTTGGCTCAATCTTTTGGCTCCATTTTAGATTCTATTTTACTATCGGAGATTTTGGCAACCGTTTGTGGAGATGATACTTGTTTGATTATTTGTG encodes:
- a CDS encoding B3/4 domain-containing protein; the protein is MGTFIVDSSYWELFPDSKIGVVLIKDYQMKEELAGELEELLKLSNQKAKSHLQEDQFSQNDVVQTYRKAYQKFKTKKGARSSIEALLKRVDSDKPVSTISPLVDIYNSASLTYALPVGAEDIDTFQGDLKLTITEGGDEFYLIGDEENRPTLAGELAYIDDAGAVCRCFNWRDGERTMITDNTKNAFLVIELVDATKEDSLKEALNFIEEKANYFLSAKTHQTILDKDSTQLDLD
- a CDS encoding Crp/Fnr family transcriptional regulator — translated: MITKEQYFYLRQLDDFKYLTIEQFDNIVNKIQYRTALKNHTLFFEGDHREKLFLIQSGYAKIEQTDASGSFIYTDYVRQDTIFPYGGLFFDDVYHFSAVAITDVGYFSLPMEVYETHALQNINQMKHLCRKYSKLLNVHEIKLRNMVTSSARMRVVQTLATLLLEVTTEEGRLPFPITTIEIANMSATTRETVSHVLKELRQKDIVELKYKTLFYNDKQYFKKFIE
- a CDS encoding arginine repressor → MNKKEMRHQLIRSLLTETKIHTQHELGQLLEKNGISVTQATLSRDVKELNLVKISDGNTDDAETYYEIHSISQDRWEKRLRFYMEDALVMLFPVQNQVVLKTLPGLAQSFGSILDSILLSEILATVCGDDTCLIICENNEEAQKCFEKLSHYTPPFFFSKR